From Deltaproteobacteria bacterium, one genomic window encodes:
- a CDS encoding FAD:protein FMN transferase encodes MKKSFHRRDFLGLAASAGVCAIAARPFRLLAAAEITGEVVARADQVMGTIAEIFIRHPDRRFAVRAAEAALDALRAVDRGLSHFSDTSDVGRLALANGSWTDVSAGFIEISGMSARLNRSSGGAFDPAAGAAVRLWKAAARRGAEPYSAEIAAQPVGFDHLELETANRRARLTNPQVRLDFGAIGKGYGADRAAEALKSLGVESALVAVSGDIRVVGRLPVQEVAIQDPHDPDGSLAVLELDDAAVSTSGDYEQGLWFGKKRRSHLIDPRTKEPVAAPPASVTVIAPVAAEADALSSAVFVMGAARGLELIGSLPGRELLVADASLPGGRVMTPGFARYLRPEPRR; translated from the coding sequence GTGAAAAAGTCCTTTCACCGCCGCGACTTTCTGGGACTTGCTGCAAGCGCAGGGGTTTGCGCAATTGCGGCCCGTCCCTTCCGGCTGCTGGCGGCGGCTGAAATCACCGGAGAAGTGGTTGCCCGTGCCGATCAGGTGATGGGAACCATCGCCGAAATATTCATTCGCCACCCGGACCGGAGATTTGCCGTACGAGCCGCCGAGGCGGCTCTCGATGCGCTCCGTGCCGTGGACAGGGGACTGTCACACTTTTCTGATACGAGCGACGTGGGACGGCTCGCTCTTGCCAATGGAAGCTGGACGGATGTTTCTGCCGGATTCATCGAGATATCTGGTATGAGTGCACGTCTGAACCGTTCGAGCGGCGGGGCTTTCGATCCGGCCGCCGGGGCGGCGGTAAGGCTGTGGAAGGCCGCCGCCCGCCGTGGTGCCGAGCCTTATTCGGCAGAGATCGCCGCGCAACCGGTGGGTTTTGACCATCTGGAACTGGAAACCGCGAACCGGCGGGCGCGCCTTACGAACCCGCAGGTCCGGCTGGACTTTGGTGCCATCGGGAAAGGCTACGGCGCAGACCGCGCGGCGGAAGCGCTGAAATCCCTTGGGGTGGAAAGCGCGCTGGTTGCCGTGAGCGGCGACATCCGTGTTGTGGGCCGGCTGCCGGTTCAGGAAGTGGCGATACAGGATCCGCACGACCCGGACGGCAGCCTTGCAGTGCTGGAACTGGATGATGCGGCTGTTTCAACTTCGGGCGACTACGAACAGGGCCTGTGGTTCGGAAAAAAACGCCGGTCGCACCTTATTGACCCGCGCACGAAGGAACCAGTCGCGGCTCCCCCGGCCAGCGTCACTGTCATCGCGCCGGTGGCCGCTGAAGCCGATGCGCTTTCCAGCGCGGTATTCGTGATGGGTGCGGCCCGCGGCCTGGAACTGATCGGATCGCTTCCCGGCCGGGAGCTTCTGGTTGCCGACGCATCGCTTCCCGGCGGCCGGGTCATGACGCCGGGGTTTGCCCGCTATCTCCGTCCGGAGCCTCGCCGGTGA
- a CDS encoding FMN-binding protein, with translation MPVVIPARRKRTVQMLAALWGVLGLLAVVGTVRPAWAIRYMSDEEAVHFALGEGVEVTAESRTIDAELAARLFEFTGLGVEPGETVTVRVGRDPETGELAGYAWLLTEKTRFRPITFIVGVSPAGEITRTAVVVYREPRGEQVKARRFNAQYEGKTIDDELRVGRSIRSVSGATVSAEVMTGGVKKALLLTQEMFLKAAPRYRAGTTVTGETKGTVQ, from the coding sequence ATGCCGGTCGTAATTCCAGCAAGACGAAAGCGAACGGTCCAGATGCTGGCTGCCCTATGGGGAGTGCTGGGACTTCTGGCCGTGGTGGGGACGGTACGTCCGGCATGGGCAATCCGCTACATGTCCGATGAGGAAGCCGTGCATTTCGCCCTCGGTGAGGGGGTGGAGGTTACCGCCGAAAGCCGGACTATTGATGCCGAGCTGGCGGCCCGGCTTTTCGAGTTTACAGGTTTGGGCGTGGAGCCCGGCGAGACAGTGACCGTCCGGGTGGGGCGTGATCCGGAAACCGGCGAACTGGCCGGATACGCCTGGTTGCTCACGGAAAAGACCCGTTTCCGGCCGATTACCTTCATTGTGGGGGTAAGCCCTGCCGGTGAAATCACGCGCACGGCGGTGGTGGTATACCGCGAACCCAGAGGTGAACAGGTAAAGGCTCGCCGGTTCAACGCGCAGTATGAGGGTAAGACTATTGACGACGAACTGAGAGTCGGCAGGTCGATCCGCTCCGTATCGGGAGCGACGGTTTCGGCGGAGGTGATGACAGGGGGAGTGAAGAAGGCTCTGCTTCTCACCCAGGAGATGTTTCTCAAGGCGGCCCCCCGGTACCGGGCAGGAACAACCGTCACGGGAGAAACGAAAGGAACCGTCCAGTGA
- a CDS encoding efflux RND transporter periplasmic adaptor subunit: protein MPRAETPSAGNPVRHLRGTIRVLGLLALPVVLLGGCKGGDSTTQKGPQGVTYPVEAIRVEARDVQYSIFAVGSVDAFEQVEATSKVEGVVEKVLFTEGDTVKEGQVLVEVEPQRYRLAAQAARAEFDRAQVEYQTAESMYARRLELKETAPDIISEDDLDSLRREAESRKAAAMAARANAELAELKYRDSHVRAPHSGTIETRSVQTGQYVKFGQVLSTLIRRDPLLLRFQVPEQDAGHLRPEMTATFSVRDNSYRFEAVLVHVATKADETTRMTAVIARVTDAKRDQLRPGAFAEITVPVAAPQPMPVIPQTAIRPTARGFLGFVVEDGNTARERLLTLGLRTPDGWVEVRSGVKPGEMVVIRGSEALRDGVTVSVEQPAPPAGTGTPAPAKENL, encoded by the coding sequence TTGCCGCGCGCAGAAACACCATCAGCAGGAAACCCGGTCAGGCACCTCCGGGGAACGATTCGCGTACTGGGCCTTCTGGCGCTCCCGGTTGTCCTCCTTGGCGGTTGCAAGGGTGGTGACAGCACGACCCAGAAGGGCCCGCAAGGTGTCACCTACCCGGTCGAGGCAATCCGGGTGGAGGCCCGGGATGTCCAGTATTCAATCTTTGCCGTGGGCTCGGTGGATGCCTTCGAGCAGGTGGAAGCGACTTCCAAGGTCGAAGGCGTCGTGGAAAAGGTGCTGTTCACCGAGGGTGACACCGTGAAAGAGGGTCAGGTGCTGGTTGAGGTTGAACCCCAGCGCTACCGGCTCGCCGCGCAAGCGGCCCGCGCCGAATTCGACCGGGCACAGGTCGAATACCAGACGGCCGAAAGCATGTACGCCCGGCGGCTGGAACTGAAGGAAACGGCACCGGATATCATCTCTGAGGACGACCTGGACAGTCTTCGCCGGGAAGCGGAATCCAGAAAAGCTGCTGCCATGGCGGCCCGGGCCAATGCGGAACTGGCGGAACTCAAGTACCGTGACTCGCATGTCCGGGCCCCCCACAGCGGAACCATCGAAACCCGGTCGGTCCAGACCGGACAGTACGTGAAGTTCGGACAGGTGCTGTCCACGCTGATCCGGCGGGATCCGCTGCTCCTCCGGTTCCAGGTTCCGGAACAGGATGCGGGCCACCTTCGTCCGGAAATGACAGCCACGTTCAGCGTCCGCGACAACAGCTACCGGTTCGAAGCGGTCCTTGTGCATGTCGCAACCAAGGCCGATGAAACGACACGAATGACAGCCGTGATAGCCCGCGTGACCGATGCGAAACGCGATCAACTCCGTCCCGGCGCCTTTGCCGAAATCACCGTCCCCGTGGCCGCTCCCCAGCCCATGCCGGTCATCCCGCAAACGGCGATCCGGCCCACGGCACGAGGCTTCCTCGGATTCGTGGTCGAGGACGGCAATACCGCCCGTGAACGGCTCCTTACCCTGGGGCTTCGCACGCCGGACGGATGGGTTGAAGTTCGCTCCGGCGTGAAGCCGGGAGAGATGGTCGTGATCCGCGGATCGGAGGCCCTCCGTGACGGCGTAACCGTTTCCGTCGAACAGCCGGCACCCCCGGCCGGCACCGGTACACCCGCCCCTGCCAAAGAAAACCTCTAG